One region of Pseudomonas sp. B21-040 genomic DNA includes:
- a CDS encoding DNA cytosine methyltransferase has product MQQPTLGSLFAGIGGFDVGFENAGYRSAWQVELNPINRAVLADRFPHARQFEDVRQCGAHNLCPVDVITAGFPCQDISIAGARPGNKETRGLRGERSGLFWEVIRILKETQPRWVVLENVVNLLAVNDSQDFETVIRALADCGYVGFWRVLNAQYFGVPQQRRRIFLVAGYRRMPPFEFLADAAPVDAIPPASQSIQWPRPADAWAANTLLANKAGSQISLGCTTFVAHANGWDQMAERQRASEDDGFCLGLDAANLAEAFGAGNAVVTQVAEWIGRGLKAG; this is encoded by the coding sequence ATGCAGCAACCCACCCTTGGCAGCCTGTTCGCAGGCATAGGAGGCTTTGATGTCGGATTTGAAAACGCCGGTTACCGCAGTGCTTGGCAAGTTGAACTCAACCCTATCAACCGGGCTGTGCTTGCCGATCGATTTCCCCATGCACGCCAATTTGAAGACGTGCGCCAATGCGGCGCTCACAACCTTTGCCCCGTCGACGTCATCACCGCCGGTTTCCCCTGCCAGGACATCAGCATCGCCGGCGCCCGACCAGGCAACAAAGAAACCCGCGGACTACGAGGTGAACGCAGCGGCCTGTTTTGGGAAGTCATACGAATCCTCAAAGAAACTCAACCTCGCTGGGTGGTCCTTGAGAACGTCGTTAACCTGCTCGCTGTCAACGATAGCCAAGACTTTGAAACAGTCATCCGGGCCCTTGCGGACTGCGGGTATGTGGGATTTTGGCGAGTGCTTAATGCTCAATATTTCGGAGTCCCCCAGCAACGTCGTCGAATATTCCTGGTCGCAGGTTATCGACGAATGCCCCCCTTCGAGTTCCTGGCTGACGCCGCGCCAGTGGACGCAATACCTCCAGCGTCTCAATCGATCCAGTGGCCACGGCCCGCGGATGCCTGGGCTGCCAATACTTTATTGGCAAACAAGGCCGGCTCCCAAATCTCTCTGGGCTGTACCACTTTCGTCGCTCACGCGAACGGATGGGATCAGATGGCTGAGCGGCAGCGAGCGTCTGAAGATGATGGGTTTTGCCTCGGATTGGATGCGGCCAACCT
- a CDS encoding Com family DNA-binding transcriptional regulator produces MPLRKRRNGRLIVSGDGCRQIKHKPTGYRIASITEAIKDDSMQDIRCGHCCRKLAAASGFIELQIKCPRCRTLNHLKAQSLPQACREHPEQRVHECSNPPLAACSQA; encoded by the coding sequence ATGCCACTGAGAAAGCGGCGAAACGGGCGGTTGATCGTGAGTGGGGACGGATGCAGGCAGATAAAACATAAACCCACCGGTTACAGAATCGCGTCAATTACTGAGGCCATCAAGGACGATTCCATGCAGGACATACGCTGCGGCCACTGCTGCCGCAAACTCGCCGCCGCCAGCGGCTTCATCGAATTACAGATCAAGTGCCCGCGTTGTCGGACACTCAACCACTTGAAGGCCCAGAGCCTCCCCCAAGCGTGCCGCGAGCATCCAGAACAACGAGTTCATGAATGCAGCAACCCACCCTTGGCAGCCTGTTCGCAGGCATAG
- a CDS encoding phage late control D family protein: MIDAALSRVTGFLNDAAERYQRNAGYPVPAIRITVDDTDIAPAIIPRLISLDLLDNRGIEADQLTLTLSDHDGLLAIPPKGAIIRFWLGWSDTGLVDKGTYTVDETEHSGAPDVLSIRARSADFRRSLKTKRERSWSNTTLGDVLGDIALDNGLTATIAGALHGLPILQLDQANESDANLISRIGEEFDAVVTIKAGRLLCLPAGRGKTASGAELPHITLTRTDGDQHRYLQADRDRYDGVRTYFYDVNSAKKQEAIAGGGEHLKDLRHTYSDRQSALRAARAEFNRLQRGSATLSYTLALGQADLIPELTYTLQGVKDEIDEIIWYGGNVQHTLSADTGYTVSLALESKVPDDTVEELVEENKGDFTGVIAHYRDKRTGKQKTVTAGDQSKPKRLRWLYATEKAAKRAVDREWGRMQADKT; this comes from the coding sequence GTGATTGATGCTGCGCTCTCCCGAGTGACCGGTTTCCTGAACGACGCTGCCGAGCGCTACCAGCGCAACGCCGGTTATCCCGTCCCGGCCATTCGCATCACCGTCGATGACACAGACATCGCCCCTGCGATCATCCCTCGCCTGATCAGCCTCGATCTGTTGGACAACCGCGGGATCGAGGCCGACCAATTGACCCTCACCCTCAGCGACCACGACGGTCTACTGGCGATTCCGCCCAAAGGCGCAATCATTCGGTTCTGGCTCGGCTGGAGCGATACCGGCCTGGTGGACAAAGGCACCTACACCGTCGATGAAACCGAACACAGCGGCGCCCCGGACGTACTGAGCATCCGCGCTCGATCGGCGGACTTTCGTAGAAGCCTGAAGACCAAACGCGAACGCAGCTGGAGCAACACAACGCTCGGCGACGTGCTGGGCGACATCGCCCTGGACAACGGCCTGACCGCGACCATTGCCGGAGCCCTCCATGGTCTGCCCATCCTGCAGCTCGACCAGGCCAACGAATCCGATGCCAACCTGATCAGCCGTATCGGTGAAGAATTCGACGCCGTGGTTACCATCAAAGCCGGCCGCCTGCTGTGCCTGCCTGCGGGCCGCGGCAAGACCGCCAGCGGCGCCGAACTGCCTCACATCACCCTCACACGCACCGATGGCGACCAACACCGCTACCTGCAAGCCGACCGCGACCGCTACGACGGCGTGCGCACCTATTTCTACGACGTGAACAGCGCCAAAAAACAGGAAGCCATTGCAGGCGGCGGCGAACACCTCAAGGACCTGCGCCACACCTACAGCGACCGCCAGTCTGCCCTGCGCGCAGCCCGGGCCGAATTCAACCGACTGCAACGCGGCAGCGCCACGCTCAGTTACACGCTCGCGCTGGGGCAAGCGGACCTGATTCCGGAACTGACCTACACGCTCCAGGGCGTAAAGGACGAGATCGATGAAATCATCTGGTATGGCGGAAACGTGCAACACACCCTCAGCGCGGACACCGGCTACACCGTCAGCCTGGCGCTGGAGAGCAAGGTGCCGGACGACACCGTCGAGGAACTGGTTGAAGAGAACAAGGGGGACTTTACCGGCGTCATTGCTCACTACCGCGATAAGAGAACCGGCAAGCAGAAGACTGTGACCGCTGGGGATCAGAGCAAGCCGAAACGGTTGCGATGGTTGTATGCCACTGAGAAAGCGGCGAAACGGGCGGTTGATCGTGAGTGGGGACGGATGCAGGCAGATAAAACATAA
- a CDS encoding phage tail protein — MMLALGMFVFSLSTAAYQALQRQTEWRHVSNSRIGAAPARQFVGRGDDAITLPGIILPELAGSALSLDALRLMANTGKAWPMVEGSGRIYGLWVIESLNETKTVFFRDGTPRRIEFSLSLKRIDDDRIDLIGAGTSVGVSIMRSLL, encoded by the coding sequence ATGATGCTTGCCTTGGGCATGTTCGTCTTCAGCCTTTCCACCGCGGCTTATCAGGCACTGCAACGCCAGACCGAATGGCGCCATGTCAGCAACTCGCGCATCGGCGCAGCCCCGGCACGGCAGTTTGTGGGGCGTGGTGACGACGCCATCACCCTCCCCGGCATCATCCTGCCCGAGCTGGCGGGCAGCGCCCTCAGCCTGGATGCCCTTCGCCTGATGGCCAACACCGGTAAAGCCTGGCCCATGGTGGAAGGCAGCGGCCGTATCTACGGCCTGTGGGTGATCGAGAGTTTGAATGAAACCAAGACGGTATTTTTTCGCGATGGCACACCGCGCCGGATCGAATTCAGTCTCAGCCTCAAGCGTATCGACGACGACCGCATTGACCTGATCGGAGCCGGGACCAGCGTGGGCGTCAGCATCATGAGGAGCTTGCTGTGA
- a CDS encoding phage tail tape measure protein, giving the protein MANDLKLRVLLSAIDKATRPLKAINHGSIGAARALKEARDSLKALNAQQKDISAWRTQRAAAEHTEQALGAARDKVKALSQQFSAMGAPTKAMTKDFRAAVREAQKLKQQHQFNSEQLQSLRGRLNAAGISTKSLGDHERQLREQVRATNHSISEQTKRLAALGTQQRRLAAARATFDKSKHLASDMAGKGAAATAGGGTTLYAGAKLLTPGIDFDASMSKVQAITRLDKNAQALRAMRKQARELGGKTQFTAGQAADAQGFLGMAGFEPTAIKAAMPGMLDLAAAGGADLAQTADIASNILSGLGMSAGQMGKLGDVLVGTFTRSNTNLQMLGETMKYAAPMAKTYGVELEVAAAMAGKLGDAGLQGSMGGTALSSIMNRLAAPPKAAEKALQLLNITTADAHGNLRNLPDILKEIYDKTKDLGTASKGGLFKAIAGEEAVKGMAQLVEQAGTGELQKLIVSLRQSQGEASQTASVMADNFKGDLKTLSSAWEDLGIEIQTQQDGPLRGLIQSVTEVIQGIKSWANENPNLAAGLVKTIAIIAALAIVLGGLLMATASVLLPFAALRLMFALMGIRLPGLISLLWKLGRFVLPFVGKALLMLGRALMLNPIGLAITAIAAAAYLIYQNWDAVKAYFTDAWKEIKAGFNGGTRGILKTLANFSPIGLLYQAFSAVMKYLGIELPSRFTEFGAMIIDGLVSGLSAGFGKLKGVMGEISDSTIGWFKEKLGIQSPSRVFAELGGFTMAGLAQGLERSQNEPIGVMADVSGQLMATTRAITLAQNTRPSSLTVDNRAPLKPVQRPAYDSHDTYEITIHSTQGMDPLAIGRAVRAELTRVQYEKDARQRSRLADLE; this is encoded by the coding sequence ATGGCGAATGACCTAAAACTTCGGGTGCTGCTGAGCGCCATCGACAAGGCGACTCGCCCACTCAAGGCCATCAACCACGGGAGTATCGGCGCGGCCCGCGCCTTGAAAGAGGCGCGCGACAGCCTCAAGGCTCTCAACGCGCAACAGAAAGACATCAGCGCCTGGCGCACGCAACGCGCGGCGGCCGAACACACCGAACAAGCCCTCGGTGCCGCGCGGGACAAGGTCAAGGCGCTCAGTCAGCAGTTCTCGGCCATGGGCGCTCCCACCAAAGCCATGACGAAGGACTTTCGTGCAGCAGTGCGGGAAGCGCAAAAACTCAAGCAGCAGCATCAATTCAACAGCGAACAGCTTCAAAGCCTGCGCGGTCGATTGAACGCTGCCGGCATCAGCACCAAAAGCCTCGGCGACCATGAGCGCCAGTTGCGAGAACAGGTCCGCGCGACCAACCACAGCATCAGCGAACAAACCAAACGTCTGGCCGCACTGGGCACTCAACAGCGGCGACTGGCAGCCGCTCGCGCGACCTTTGATAAATCCAAACACCTTGCCAGCGACATGGCTGGGAAAGGTGCTGCCGCCACCGCCGGTGGAGGTACAACGTTATATGCGGGCGCCAAGCTGCTAACACCGGGCATCGACTTCGATGCCAGCATGAGCAAAGTGCAGGCGATCACGCGGCTAGATAAAAACGCTCAAGCGCTCAGAGCAATGCGTAAACAGGCACGTGAACTGGGCGGTAAAACCCAATTCACAGCCGGCCAGGCAGCCGACGCTCAAGGCTTCCTGGGTATGGCCGGCTTCGAGCCTACGGCGATCAAAGCCGCCATGCCGGGGATGCTCGACCTCGCGGCCGCCGGCGGCGCTGATCTGGCACAGACGGCCGACATCGCCTCAAACATCCTCTCCGGGCTTGGCATGAGCGCCGGTCAAATGGGCAAACTGGGTGACGTATTGGTGGGCACCTTCACGCGCTCCAACACCAACCTGCAGATGCTCGGCGAAACAATGAAGTACGCCGCGCCGATGGCGAAAACCTACGGTGTCGAATTGGAGGTGGCCGCCGCCATGGCCGGCAAACTGGGTGATGCGGGGTTGCAAGGCAGCATGGGCGGCACTGCGCTCAGTTCAATCATGAATCGCCTGGCCGCCCCGCCTAAGGCCGCGGAAAAAGCCTTGCAACTACTGAATATCACCACCGCCGATGCCCACGGCAATTTGCGAAACCTGCCGGACATTCTCAAAGAGATCTACGACAAAACCAAAGACCTGGGCACCGCCTCAAAAGGTGGGCTGTTCAAAGCCATAGCCGGCGAAGAAGCGGTCAAAGGCATGGCCCAACTGGTGGAGCAAGCGGGCACAGGTGAATTGCAAAAGCTCATCGTGAGTCTGCGGCAAAGTCAGGGCGAAGCGTCGCAAACAGCCAGCGTCATGGCCGACAACTTCAAGGGTGATTTGAAGACCTTAAGCAGTGCCTGGGAGGATCTCGGTATCGAGATTCAAACCCAGCAGGATGGACCGTTGCGTGGGCTGATTCAGTCCGTCACAGAAGTCATTCAAGGGATCAAGAGCTGGGCCAATGAAAACCCGAACCTCGCCGCCGGGCTGGTGAAAACCATCGCCATCATCGCGGCTCTGGCCATCGTGCTGGGAGGTTTGTTGATGGCAACGGCCAGCGTACTGCTGCCGTTCGCGGCGTTGCGTTTGATGTTCGCCTTGATGGGTATCCGACTGCCCGGCCTGATCAGCCTGCTGTGGAAACTTGGCCGGTTCGTCCTGCCCTTCGTGGGCAAAGCGCTGCTCATGCTTGGCCGTGCGCTGATGCTCAACCCTATCGGCCTGGCGATCACCGCTATTGCCGCGGCGGCCTACCTGATCTACCAAAACTGGGATGCGGTGAAGGCCTACTTCACCGATGCGTGGAAAGAAATCAAAGCCGGGTTCAATGGCGGCACCCGCGGCATCCTCAAAACTTTGGCCAACTTCAGCCCCATCGGATTGCTCTACCAAGCCTTCTCGGCGGTGATGAAGTACCTGGGCATCGAATTGCCCAGCCGCTTTACCGAGTTCGGCGCAATGATCATCGACGGTCTGGTCAGTGGACTGTCGGCAGGCTTCGGCAAGCTCAAAGGCGTCATGGGCGAGATCAGCGATTCAACCATTGGCTGGTTCAAGGAAAAGCTCGGCATCCAGAGTCCGTCGCGAGTGTTTGCCGAACTGGGTGGCTTCACCATGGCGGGTCTCGCCCAAGGGCTGGAGCGTAGCCAGAACGAACCGATCGGCGTGATGGCCGATGTCAGTGGGCAACTCATGGCCACAACCCGCGCCATCACGCTCGCGCAGAACACCAGACCGTCTTCATTGACCGTCGATAACCGGGCACCACTAAAACCGGTCCAGCGACCGGCCTACGACAGTCACGACACTTACGAAATCACCATTCATTCCACACAGGGCATGGACCCATTGGCGATTGGCCGCGCAGTGCGCGCTGAGCTGACCCGCGTCCAGTACGAGAAAGATGCCCGTCAACGCAGCCGACTGGCCGACCTGGAGTAA
- a CDS encoding GpE family phage tail protein, whose amino-acid sequence MADLAVVFHWAPADMNQLGLQELMEWRERARVRSVADGE is encoded by the coding sequence ATGGCTGACTTGGCGGTGGTCTTTCACTGGGCACCGGCTGATATGAATCAGCTGGGCCTGCAAGAACTCATGGAATGGCGCGAGCGCGCCAGAGTGCGGAGCGTCGCCGATGGCGAATGA
- a CDS encoding phage tail assembly protein: MQTVDIQPLADDNTVTLDAPIKRGKTTIDTLTLRKPSSGELRGVQLVELLNMDVATLMKILPRITSPGITAPEAAGMDPADLLACGSKISGFLLQKSVKTDAFLVA, translated from the coding sequence ATGCAGACCGTTGACATTCAACCCCTCGCCGACGACAACACCGTCACCCTAGATGCGCCTATCAAGCGCGGCAAAACCACCATCGACACCCTCACGTTGCGCAAGCCTTCTTCAGGCGAGTTGCGCGGCGTGCAACTGGTGGAGTTGCTGAACATGGATGTGGCCACCCTGATGAAAATCCTGCCGCGCATCACCAGCCCCGGCATCACCGCCCCGGAAGCCGCCGGCATGGACCCCGCCGACCTGCTCGCCTGCGGCAGCAAGATCTCCGGTTTTTTGTTGCAGAAATCGGTGAAGACGGACGCCTTCCTCGTTGCGTAG
- a CDS encoding phage major tail tube protein: MAMPRKLKNLNLFNDANSYVGVVKSVVLPPLGRKMEAYRGGGMNGPVKADLGFSDDGIQFEWKTGGLDLISLRQFGAVNASGVALRFAGSFQQDDTGDVSAVEVVLRGRHETIEMGDHEPGEDTEHSVTTTCTYYKLIVDSEDIIEIDLLNFIEKVNGVDLLEKQRAAIGL; this comes from the coding sequence ATGGCCATGCCGCGCAAACTGAAAAACCTCAACCTGTTCAACGATGCCAACAGCTACGTCGGCGTCGTGAAGTCGGTCGTCCTGCCGCCCTTGGGCCGCAAGATGGAAGCCTACCGCGGCGGCGGCATGAACGGCCCGGTCAAGGCCGACCTGGGCTTTTCCGACGACGGCATTCAGTTCGAATGGAAGACCGGCGGCCTCGATCTGATTTCCCTGCGCCAATTCGGCGCCGTCAATGCGTCGGGCGTTGCGCTACGTTTCGCCGGCTCCTTTCAGCAGGACGACACGGGCGACGTCAGTGCCGTGGAAGTCGTGCTGCGTGGTCGCCACGAAACCATCGAGATGGGCGACCACGAACCCGGCGAAGACACTGAACACAGCGTCACCACCACCTGTACCTATTACAAGCTCATCGTCGACAGCGAAGACATCATCGAAATCGACTTGCTCAACTTCATCGAAAAGGTCAACGGCGTCGACCTGCTCGAAAAACAGCGCGCCGCTATCGGCCTCTAA
- a CDS encoding tail fiber assembly protein, with protein MITYLIDDAGALSGPVTFPDIPGFGPQLPGNAVQVPKALAPPEPGKTWALIDDATQQLLDLRGTVFRTTDGLEQSWQLLGELPEGLTTQPWPGEHFKWINEQWNLDDSAQLAAQSAQALDHRDNLLRDAQLRIAPLQYAEKLGTATPEEQASLLNWMRYSVELNRIEQQTDFPNTIVWPTQPQQQHR; from the coding sequence ATGATTACTTATTTGATTGATGACGCAGGCGCCCTTTCTGGCCCGGTCACGTTCCCGGACATTCCCGGTTTCGGTCCGCAACTGCCGGGTAATGCAGTGCAGGTCCCTAAGGCACTCGCGCCACCAGAACCAGGAAAAACCTGGGCATTGATCGATGACGCGACGCAGCAACTGCTCGACCTGCGAGGTACCGTATTCCGCACCACAGACGGTTTGGAGCAATCATGGCAACTACTGGGAGAACTGCCCGAAGGCCTCACCACCCAACCGTGGCCAGGCGAACATTTCAAATGGATCAACGAGCAATGGAACCTCGACGATTCTGCGCAACTTGCGGCACAAAGCGCCCAGGCCTTGGACCATCGCGACAATTTGCTGCGTGATGCGCAACTGCGTATCGCGCCGCTTCAGTACGCGGAGAAACTGGGCACCGCCACACCCGAAGAACAAGCCTCTCTACTGAACTGGATGCGCTACAGCGTCGAACTCAACCGCATCGAACAACAGACTGACTTCCCCAACACCATTGTCTGGCCAACTCAGCCCCAACAGCAGCACCGCTAA
- a CDS encoding phage tail protein gives MVDKNTLFGGMLTTLGAAKKTNCDALGMPWEPSHMLIGDANGTDPVPDPSQTKLINQVHRAQLNQLRVSPTDSNVLIAEVVLPPEVGGWWMRELALEDKDGVFSAVANLAPSYKPLLAQGSGRNQVVRMHIITNGTANIQLKIDPSVVLATRDYVDRSVNAGTAFTSVSSSRTLKPTEMGFVLIDASAGALNIQLPSADATVGRRNVIVHRKDNSIHRLVIKAKGKDKLKFHTHLNPAGYPFLVLMGAGDWWHLRSDGAGSWWPIGRFDSTTLGRPVFETTTVFSPGGYGAMNGQLLQRDEWPWLWDHAQQSGMLYPEKYSYMEGAWTFGDYKSTFRIPEARGEFFRVLDEDRRVDKSTLKGVTKSGSPVITHLNGRGRVKIGMTLEGGDFPSGTTVISVGEGEITASNASQTDGAGEWRIVGRIAGSWTPDNLERHTHPVSFGSGTGDRVALLSAPSSLAGGNARLDHVEARNTSPPFIGRVGDEETRPRNIAYPGRMKII, from the coding sequence ATGGTTGATAAGAACACCCTTTTCGGCGGCATGCTCACCACCCTCGGAGCCGCCAAGAAAACCAACTGCGACGCCCTCGGCATGCCTTGGGAACCGAGCCACATGCTGATCGGCGATGCCAACGGCACCGACCCCGTACCTGATCCTTCACAGACCAAGTTGATCAATCAGGTACACCGCGCGCAGCTCAATCAACTGCGCGTCTCGCCTACTGATTCGAACGTGTTGATTGCCGAAGTCGTGTTACCACCCGAAGTGGGCGGCTGGTGGATGAGGGAGCTCGCCCTTGAGGACAAGGACGGTGTGTTTTCGGCCGTCGCGAATCTGGCGCCCAGCTACAAACCGCTGCTGGCCCAAGGTTCGGGGCGCAACCAAGTGGTGCGGATGCACATCATCACCAACGGCACCGCGAATATTCAGCTCAAGATCGATCCGTCCGTGGTGCTGGCCACCCGTGACTATGTGGATCGATCCGTCAATGCAGGGACTGCCTTCACCAGCGTATCGTCATCCCGAACGTTAAAACCCACAGAGATGGGCTTCGTCCTGATCGATGCCAGCGCGGGGGCGTTGAACATCCAACTGCCGTCAGCCGATGCCACCGTGGGCCGGCGCAATGTCATCGTTCACCGCAAAGACAACAGCATCCATCGCCTGGTCATCAAGGCGAAAGGCAAAGACAAGCTGAAATTCCACACGCATCTGAACCCGGCGGGCTACCCCTTTCTGGTGTTGATGGGCGCGGGCGATTGGTGGCACTTGCGCAGCGATGGTGCCGGGAGTTGGTGGCCGATTGGGCGCTTCGATAGCACAACGCTGGGTCGCCCGGTCTTTGAAACCACGACCGTGTTCAGCCCCGGAGGGTACGGCGCCATGAATGGGCAATTACTCCAAAGGGATGAATGGCCATGGCTGTGGGATCACGCCCAACAGTCGGGAATGCTGTACCCGGAAAAGTATTCGTATATGGAGGGTGCCTGGACCTTCGGTGATTACAAATCGACGTTTCGCATACCCGAGGCGCGAGGCGAATTTTTCAGGGTGCTCGACGAAGATCGGCGCGTCGACAAATCGACCCTGAAGGGGGTTACGAAATCCGGTAGCCCTGTCATCACCCACCTCAACGGTCGCGGGCGTGTAAAGATTGGTATGACGCTGGAGGGTGGCGATTTTCCGAGTGGCACAACCGTTATTTCGGTCGGTGAAGGGGAGATAACAGCTTCCAACGCATCGCAAACGGATGGTGCTGGGGAGTGGCGAATTGTCGGGCGGATAGCCGGCTCGTGGACACCCGACAATCTTGAACGTCACACCCACCCCGTCTCTTTCGGATCAGGCACGGGCGACCGTGTAGCACTTCTTTCGGCACCCTCCTCACTCGCTGGAGGTAACGCTCGACTAGACCATGTCGAGGCCAGAAACACTTCACCCCCCTTCATCGGTCGCGTGGGTGACGAAGAAACCCGCCCCCGCAACATTGCCTATCCCGGCCGTATGAAAATTATTTGA
- a CDS encoding phage tail protein I translates to MPDLSLLPRNATPLEHQTAQALAQIQRVPIPLRQLHNPDLCPLPLLPYLAWAFSVDRWDSQWPEAAKRSAIRSAYYIHSRKGTLGSLRRVVEPLGFVIEVVEWWQTIPLGPRATFALNISVSETGITERMYQELTWLIDDAKPLTRHLTSLDIILETRVDTHATIAVDDGDEIDVYPWVNPDIDVFIQGYGGTRIYTLDELDVYLHG, encoded by the coding sequence ATGCCTGACCTTTCACTGCTGCCGCGCAACGCCACACCACTGGAACACCAAACCGCTCAAGCCTTGGCCCAGATCCAACGCGTACCGATCCCGCTGCGCCAACTCCACAACCCAGACCTTTGCCCTTTGCCCTTGCTGCCTTATCTGGCCTGGGCTTTCTCGGTAGACCGCTGGGACAGCCAATGGCCCGAAGCAGCCAAGCGCTCCGCTATCCGCTCCGCGTACTACATCCACTCGCGCAAAGGCACCCTCGGCTCACTGCGCCGCGTTGTCGAGCCATTGGGCTTTGTGATCGAAGTCGTGGAGTGGTGGCAGACCATCCCCCTCGGCCCTCGCGCGACCTTTGCCTTAAACATCAGCGTCTCCGAAACCGGCATCACCGAACGGATGTATCAGGAACTCACTTGGCTCATCGACGACGCCAAGCCCCTCACCCGCCACCTGACCAGCCTCGACATCATTCTGGAAACCCGCGTCGATACCCACGCCACAATTGCCGTCGATGACGGCGACGAAATCGATGTCTACCCGTGGGTCAACCCGGACATCGACGTGTTCATCCAAGGTTACGGCGGCACTCGCATTTACACCCTCGACGAACTGGACGTGTACCTTCATGGTTGA
- a CDS encoding baseplate assembly protein, translating to MNTFVAIDLSQLPAPQVVEQIDYEQILAERKAYAISLWPVEEQSQIAARLNMESEPLTKLLEENAYREMVWRQRVNEASVANMLALAKGADLENLAANYNVKRLIIQVANPSAMPPIPKLMESDDSLRERAQMAWEGLSTAGPRNSYIFHARSADGRVADATAESPKPAEAVITVQSALGNGSASADLLATVKAYLSDDDRRPLGDRLRVQGAQIINYEISAELYLLTSGPESELILKAAKERLLKFVHQRRRLGLEVSESILHASLHVEGVRKVVLDDWDDIVATPYQAPYCTNIDLSLGLDDA from the coding sequence ATGAATACCTTCGTAGCCATCGACCTGAGCCAACTGCCGGCACCACAGGTCGTCGAACAGATTGATTACGAGCAGATCCTTGCCGAGCGCAAGGCCTATGCCATCAGCCTCTGGCCAGTGGAGGAACAGTCACAAATCGCGGCTCGCCTGAACATGGAATCAGAGCCGCTAACCAAACTGCTCGAGGAAAACGCTTACCGCGAAATGGTCTGGCGCCAGCGGGTCAATGAGGCATCAGTGGCGAACATGCTCGCCCTGGCCAAGGGCGCAGACCTGGAGAACCTGGCCGCGAATTACAACGTGAAGCGGTTGATCATTCAGGTCGCCAATCCTTCTGCTATGCCGCCCATTCCAAAGCTGATGGAAAGCGACGACAGCCTACGCGAACGAGCCCAAATGGCCTGGGAAGGTCTCAGTACCGCCGGCCCGCGCAACAGCTACATCTTCCACGCACGTTCCGCCGACGGTCGTGTGGCGGATGCCACAGCAGAAAGTCCGAAACCTGCGGAGGCGGTCATCACCGTGCAATCGGCACTGGGCAATGGCAGCGCCTCGGCGGATCTGCTGGCCACCGTGAAAGCCTACCTGAGCGACGATGACCGCCGCCCATTAGGCGACCGCCTGAGGGTTCAAGGCGCGCAGATCATCAACTATGAAATCAGCGCCGAACTCTACCTCTTAACATCGGGGCCAGAGTCAGAGCTGATCCTGAAAGCGGCCAAAGAACGGCTGCTGAAATTTGTGCATCAACGCCGTCGGCTGGGGCTGGAGGTCTCCGAATCCATCCTCCACGCCTCGCTGCATGTAGAGGGCGTGCGCAAAGTGGTGCTGGACGATTGGGACGACATTGTCGCTACTCCCTACCAGGCGCCGTACTGCACCAACATCGACCTGTCACTGGGTCTCGATGATGCCTGA
- a CDS encoding GPW/gp25 family protein: MNRETGVALDLVEHITQSITDILTTRIGTRVMRREYGSLLPELVDQPFNDFTRLQAYAATVMALMRWDPRISLSRVQLLGATLAGQATLDLEGSIVDTNEPLSLSVPLRLGGSA, from the coding sequence ATGAACCGAGAAACCGGCGTCGCCCTCGATCTGGTCGAACACATCACCCAGTCCATCACCGACATCCTCACCACCCGCATTGGCACCCGCGTCATGCGCCGAGAGTACGGCAGCTTGCTACCCGAACTGGTGGACCAGCCGTTCAACGACTTCACCCGCTTGCAAGCCTACGCCGCCACCGTTATGGCCCTCATGCGTTGGGATCCGCGCATCAGTCTCAGCCGCGTGCAATTACTAGGAGCCACATTGGCAGGCCAAGCAACCCTGGACCTAGAGGGCAGCATCGTCGATACCAACGAGCCGCTGAGCCTGAGTGTTCCCTTGCGCCTGGGGGGCAGCGCATGA